A portion of the Candidatus Latescibacter sp. genome contains these proteins:
- a CDS encoding glycosyltransferase family 39 protein, whose translation MPEKAKKTFDYTLWALLAILLVNALLKWRFFCGLTQADDFSYGVYSYSFFRLPLPWDMSMDFRALRLSLLLPVSLLFRIFGLSEFIAILYPMLLSFVTIVLGFLIGRKLYGPYAGMLGAFVLATFPGDVVYGTMLLPDTIVPFYLALAVWAFLTAEESRGSKAKWWYLLVGVSVFLAFNARENSYYFLLFFLPFAFSSSRWKRGLYLVGAGFAAPVLLLYLVYAFKSGDFLFNIHLAEHQRDPLIQSGYIPKNSLNWFTNLRYMFPGFFQGMDGKLPFLSSLFGYTFYFGILCVGYAAWKGISRRSWKLLIVPWWFLIGYLFLEFGSVSFTSFQMMVKLPRFLLTVTPPMAIACGLVMNDALGLGARKVRRLSDFKIRWVGGGIALAALAWLLFTSYGAARGQKDSLAYNMHQYRWAYREVLKNRPHLPLYGTGGWWWNKLSLWYLPDIRFADMPWRRSDMLRDLKAVKNPTDLGGSYIILDRTNFTGQNDLRIRHSYDDFGTWVLLPPREWKLLGDSEHVEIYEVPAGWTYRETDGKELANGSLLFALSEDDPMLFLYNLHPDFLAKLTQEKFWGLFNVLKNTADPQRADLLNNRLEYKENKGKWKILFKLD comes from the coding sequence GTGCCTGAAAAGGCCAAAAAAACATTTGATTACACACTCTGGGCGCTCCTGGCGATTCTGCTTGTCAACGCCCTGCTCAAGTGGCGTTTTTTCTGCGGGCTGACCCAGGCGGACGATTTCTCCTATGGAGTGTACAGCTATTCTTTTTTCCGGCTGCCCCTGCCCTGGGATATGAGCATGGATTTCCGGGCGCTCCGGTTGTCCCTTCTTTTGCCGGTCAGTCTGCTGTTCAGAATTTTCGGACTGTCGGAATTTATCGCTATTCTCTATCCCATGCTCCTCTCGTTCGTGACTATCGTGCTGGGATTCCTAATCGGGCGGAAGCTGTACGGGCCGTATGCGGGGATGCTCGGCGCTTTTGTGCTGGCCACATTTCCAGGGGATGTGGTCTACGGTACGATGCTCCTCCCCGATACAATTGTGCCCTTTTACCTCGCACTCGCAGTCTGGGCTTTTCTCACCGCCGAAGAAAGCCGGGGATCGAAGGCAAAATGGTGGTATCTACTGGTGGGGGTAAGCGTGTTTCTGGCTTTCAACGCCCGTGAGAATTCCTACTATTTCCTGCTTTTTTTCCTTCCCTTTGCGTTCAGCTCTTCGCGATGGAAGCGCGGGCTGTACCTGGTGGGAGCGGGATTTGCAGCGCCGGTGCTCCTGCTCTATCTGGTTTATGCGTTCAAATCGGGGGATTTCCTGTTCAACATTCACTTGGCAGAGCACCAGCGGGACCCGCTCATTCAGTCCGGGTATATCCCGAAAAATTCATTGAACTGGTTCACCAACCTGAGATATATGTTCCCCGGATTTTTCCAGGGCATGGATGGGAAATTGCCCTTCCTGAGCAGCTTGTTCGGCTACACCTTTTATTTCGGCATCCTCTGCGTTGGGTATGCGGCCTGGAAGGGAATAAGCCGGCGTTCCTGGAAATTGCTGATCGTTCCCTGGTGGTTTCTCATCGGGTATCTGTTCCTGGAATTTGGCAGTGTTTCGTTCACCTCGTTCCAGATGATGGTGAAACTCCCCAGGTTCCTGCTTACCGTTACCCCCCCGATGGCCATTGCCTGCGGTCTCGTGATGAATGACGCCCTGGGTCTGGGAGCCAGGAAGGTGCGCAGACTCTCTGACTTCAAGATTCGATGGGTTGGCGGCGGTATTGCGCTTGCGGCCCTGGCCTGGCTTCTTTTCACTTCGTACGGAGCGGCCCGGGGCCAGAAAGATTCGCTTGCATACAACATGCACCAGTACCGGTGGGCTTATCGGGAAGTGCTGAAGAACCGCCCGCACCTTCCCCTCTACGGGACAGGCGGGTGGTGGTGGAACAAGCTTTCGCTCTGGTATCTGCCCGATATCCGCTTCGCCGACATGCCCTGGAGGCGCTCTGACATGCTGCGTGACCTCAAGGCGGTGAAAAATCCGACAGACTTGGGAGGCTCGTACATCATTCTCGACCGTACCAATTTCACCGGCCAGAACGACCTCCGGATACGGCATTCCTATGATGATTTCGGGACCTGGGTGCTCCTGCCTCCCCGGGAATGGAAGCTCCTCGGCGATAGTGAACATGTGGAGATTTACGAAGTACCCGCCGGCTGGACTTACCGTGAGACGGACGGGAAAGAGCTTGCCAACGGTTCTCTTTTGTTCGCGCTTTCCGAGGACGATCCCATGCTCTTTCTCTATAATCTTCATCCGGATTTTCTGGCAAAGCTGACACAGGAGAAGTTCTGGGGCCTGTTCAACGTGTTGAAAAATACGGCTGACCCGCAGCGGGCCGATCTTTTGAATAACCGTCTCGAATACAAAGAGAACAAAGGCAAATGGAAGATACTGTTCAAACTGGATTGA
- the argR gene encoding arginine repressor, which produces MNAKDKRHEVIRAILENRSGSTQEEIKEILESRGIYASQSTLSRDLREMGAVKIPLEDGGAKYMLTGPEHGGLGLSEIGRAVQNFAVDYEPVGNFLVIRTTAGNAQALCVILDRQKWSEIVGTVAGDDTILVIARTEDDIKSVVSRLEQSVKEETV; this is translated from the coding sequence ATGAACGCTAAAGACAAACGTCACGAAGTCATCCGAGCCATCCTTGAGAATCGTTCCGGTTCCACGCAGGAAGAAATCAAGGAAATTCTGGAAAGCCGGGGTATTTACGCCAGCCAGTCAACCCTTTCCCGCGATCTCCGTGAAATGGGAGCGGTGAAGATCCCCCTGGAGGATGGGGGAGCGAAGTACATGCTTACCGGCCCGGAACATGGAGGATTGGGGCTCAGCGAGATAGGCCGCGCTGTGCAGAATTTCGCGGTTGATTATGAGCCGGTCGGCAATTTCCTGGTAATACGGACCACAGCGGGAAACGCTCAGGCGTTGTGTGTAATTCTGGACCGTCAGAAGTGGAGTGAAATAGTGGGGACAGTTGCAGGTGATGACACCATTCTGGTAATCGCCCGCACTGAGGACGATATCAAGAGTGTGGTGTCCAGGCTGGAACAATCTGTCAAAGAGGAAACTGTATGA
- a CDS encoding aspartate aminotransferase family protein has translation MTTQDIIGKTEQFVLKTYGRKPLAFEKGEGVTLCDTGGSLYLDFASGLGVNALGYAHPLVSALIKKQADLVIHTSNLYHIPSQALLAEKICGTCFGERVFFCNSGTEAVEGALKFARKWGKKFTRPKIGFVAFKNSFHGRTMGALSATMQEKYQKAFEPLVPGFREAVFNDIDSVKNAVTDETAAVIIEPLQGEGGVSLAAPEFMKALETLCREREMLLIVDEVQCGMARTGKLHAYTHYDVTPDIMTLAKPLAGGLPIGAVVTGPRVWPEIKPGEHASTFGGNHFVTGVACGVFDLLSDPSFVRSVAEKGEYLRAGLVRLAEKYPSIKEIRGKGLLMGTLVEFPASEAVEFFEKEKILICAAGQQVVRFIPPLIVDRGDIDRVLDTFDRFLSGRT, from the coding sequence TTGACCACACAGGATATTATCGGGAAAACCGAGCAGTTTGTGCTGAAAACCTACGGACGTAAGCCGCTCGCTTTCGAGAAGGGGGAGGGTGTGACCCTCTGCGACACCGGCGGCAGCCTTTACCTTGATTTTGCAAGCGGACTGGGGGTGAACGCTCTGGGGTACGCCCACCCGCTGGTCTCCGCGCTGATTAAAAAGCAGGCGGATCTGGTAATCCATACATCGAACCTGTACCACATTCCCTCTCAGGCGCTTCTGGCGGAAAAAATCTGCGGAACCTGTTTCGGGGAGCGGGTTTTTTTCTGCAACAGCGGGACTGAGGCTGTCGAGGGCGCATTGAAATTCGCTCGGAAATGGGGGAAAAAATTTACCAGGCCCAAAATCGGTTTCGTGGCTTTTAAAAACTCTTTCCACGGCCGCACGATGGGCGCTCTATCCGCCACCATGCAGGAAAAGTACCAGAAAGCGTTCGAGCCGCTGGTGCCCGGTTTCCGGGAAGCTGTATTCAATGATATCGATTCGGTGAAAAACGCGGTTACCGATGAAACCGCAGCGGTGATCATCGAGCCGCTCCAGGGAGAAGGCGGAGTGAGCCTTGCCGCGCCGGAATTCATGAAAGCCCTGGAAACGCTCTGCCGGGAGCGGGAGATGCTCCTCATCGTTGACGAGGTGCAGTGCGGAATGGCCCGTACCGGGAAACTTCATGCCTACACCCATTACGATGTCACTCCGGACATCATGACCCTTGCCAAGCCGCTCGCCGGCGGGCTGCCCATCGGGGCGGTTGTGACAGGACCGCGTGTCTGGCCGGAAATAAAACCCGGCGAACATGCATCCACCTTCGGGGGGAACCACTTTGTCACCGGAGTGGCATGCGGAGTGTTCGACCTGCTCAGCGATCCCTCATTCGTGCGGTCGGTGGCGGAAAAGGGAGAATACCTCCGGGCTGGACTGGTGCGCCTTGCGGAGAAATATCCCTCGATAAAGGAAATCCGGGGGAAAGGCCTTCTCATGGGAACGCTGGTGGAATTTCCCGCCTCCGAAGCGGTGGAATTCTTTGAAAAGGAGAAGATACTGATCTGCGCCGCAGGTCAGCAGGTGGTGCGTTTCATCCCTCCGCTGATAGTGGACAGGGGAGATATAGACCGTGTTCTGGATACATTCGACCGCTTCCTCTCCGGGAGAACATAA
- the argB gene encoding acetylglutamate kinase, translating to MSGKIVVKMGGSTLDDEFILEQFATALTMIPQDRDVVVVHGGGKDIGRQLDRMGRQFQFIDGLRVTDGDTIDVVEMVLSGLVNKWIVRALEREGVRAAGISGTDLGLFHAAKLTSKGGDLGYVGMIVDVNTEIIEVLLAQRIVPVVSPISIGPECRAYNVNADHAAQKLAEVWKADDLIYITDVPGIKIGGQVRPRIGIGEVDHLIETGEVTGGMIPKLRSSAAAVKNGVGRVHIIGWKGPESIMDSLRQEVHWGTVIY from the coding sequence GTGAGCGGAAAAATCGTGGTAAAAATGGGCGGGTCCACTCTGGATGACGAGTTTATTCTAGAACAGTTTGCCACAGCCCTTACCATGATTCCTCAAGACCGTGATGTGGTTGTAGTCCACGGCGGCGGGAAAGACATAGGACGTCAGCTCGACCGCATGGGCAGGCAGTTTCAGTTCATCGATGGGCTCCGGGTGACAGACGGCGACACCATCGATGTGGTGGAGATGGTGCTTTCCGGGCTGGTCAACAAATGGATCGTGCGCGCCCTGGAAAGAGAAGGAGTGAGAGCGGCCGGCATCAGCGGCACCGACCTGGGGCTGTTCCATGCCGCCAAGCTGACATCGAAAGGCGGCGACCTCGGGTATGTGGGTATGATTGTGGATGTTAATACCGAGATTATCGAAGTTCTCCTTGCACAGCGAATTGTCCCTGTGGTTTCACCCATTTCCATCGGACCGGAATGCCGGGCATACAATGTGAATGCCGATCATGCCGCCCAGAAGCTCGCCGAGGTCTGGAAAGCCGACGACCTTATTTATATCACCGATGTCCCCGGCATAAAAATCGGCGGGCAGGTGCGGCCGCGAATCGGTATCGGGGAAGTCGATCATTTGATAGAAACTGGTGAGGTCACCGGGGGCATGATTCCCAAGCTCAGAAGCTCCGCTGCGGCGGTAAAAAATGGGGTGGGCCGGGTGCATATCATCGGCTGGAAAGGCCCGGAGAGCATCATGGATTCCCTGCGCCAGGAAGTGCATTGGGGAACGGTGATTTATTGA
- a CDS encoding argininosuccinate synthase — MNNVKKVVLAYSGGLDTSIIIPWLRENYHCEVIAMAADVGQGEELDGLEEKALKSGASKIYIEDLREEFASEFAFPTMMAGAVYEGKYLLGTSFARPLIARRQVEIARKENADAVSHGATGKGNDQVRFELAYKAFAPDLAIIAPWREWNIKSREDAIEYAAARNIPIAQTREKIYSRDRNLWHISHEGGKLEDPWNEPPEDVYVLTVSPEAAPDKPEYIEIGFEQGRPVSLDGVLCGPVEIIEKLNTVAARNGVGRADIVENRLVGMKSRGVYETPGGTVLYEAHGALEMLTLDRDTLHYKQGAALRYAELVYFGKWFNPLREALDAFVASTQRRVTGTVRVKLYKGNCTAVGVKSPYSLYREDIATFSRDAVYNQADARGFINLFGLPETVSARFRNLGDH; from the coding sequence ATGAATAATGTAAAAAAGGTGGTGCTTGCATATTCCGGCGGTCTGGACACTTCGATCATCATCCCCTGGCTCAGGGAGAATTATCACTGCGAGGTCATCGCCATGGCCGCAGATGTGGGACAGGGTGAGGAATTGGACGGCCTGGAGGAGAAGGCGCTCAAATCCGGCGCGTCCAAGATTTACATCGAAGACCTCCGGGAGGAATTTGCCTCCGAGTTCGCTTTCCCGACCATGATGGCCGGGGCGGTGTACGAGGGGAAATATCTCCTGGGCACTTCGTTCGCACGGCCCCTTATCGCCCGCCGTCAGGTGGAGATCGCCCGGAAAGAAAACGCCGACGCTGTCTCGCACGGCGCCACCGGCAAGGGGAACGACCAGGTGCGGTTCGAGCTGGCCTATAAAGCCTTCGCCCCCGATCTGGCCATCATCGCGCCCTGGCGTGAGTGGAATATCAAGAGCCGCGAGGATGCCATCGAATACGCCGCCGCTCGGAACATACCGATTGCCCAGACGAGAGAGAAGATTTACTCCCGCGACCGTAATCTCTGGCATATCAGCCATGAGGGCGGAAAGCTCGAGGACCCCTGGAACGAACCTCCGGAAGATGTCTATGTTCTGACCGTTTCCCCGGAAGCGGCCCCGGACAAGCCTGAATACATCGAGATCGGGTTCGAGCAGGGGCGGCCGGTTTCCCTGGACGGCGTCCTGTGCGGCCCGGTGGAAATTATTGAGAAGCTGAATACTGTTGCAGCTCGGAACGGAGTGGGACGCGCCGATATCGTGGAAAACCGCCTGGTCGGCATGAAATCACGCGGAGTGTATGAGACGCCAGGAGGGACAGTGCTGTATGAAGCGCATGGCGCCCTCGAAATGCTGACTCTCGACCGTGACACGCTCCATTACAAGCAGGGAGCAGCGCTCCGTTACGCCGAACTGGTCTATTTCGGCAAATGGTTCAACCCGCTCCGTGAGGCCCTTGACGCTTTTGTAGCCAGCACCCAGCGCCGGGTAACAGGGACTGTGCGTGTCAAGCTCTACAAGGGAAACTGTACCGCGGTCGGGGTAAAAAGTCCGTACTCGCTCTACCGTGAGGATATAGCCACATTCTCGCGGGATGCGGTTTACAACCAGGCGGATGCACGGGGATTCATCAACCTTTTCGGCCTGCCGGAGACTGTGAGCGCCCGGTTCCGGAACTTGGGAGATCATTAA
- a CDS encoding radical SAM protein — MKPRNGRNRVRRAAGYLNACAGFLARSDRSFGAPVSCFIEPTNLCNLRCPHCAAGSGDLRRSRGIMGIEQFEHIIGNLPLGITDLYLWGQGEPFIAPDFLPMVSLASGRGFRTIVSTNGHFLDNPGDIIASGLHTLIVSLDGVDPETYESYRIGGFYHKVLEGIRGVSEAAARERSGPEIELQCVVNSRNEKDLKQFKTLARSLGAHRTVFKTLQVSSLSGGESLSSYLPGDPNLTRYRKMKRGKDIRLETDRRRVLRDRCLRLYYSLQVDWEGNVVPCCFDKNSEYTMGNLLGESFESIWNGEWYRAFRNVLNRQGRVLPMCRNCTEGLRRMNIHA; from the coding sequence ATGAAACCTCGGAATGGTAGGAATCGGGTAAGAAGAGCGGCCGGTTATCTCAATGCCTGCGCGGGATTCCTCGCCCGTTCCGATCGGTCATTCGGCGCGCCGGTAAGCTGCTTTATCGAGCCGACCAATCTCTGCAATCTCCGGTGCCCGCACTGCGCCGCCGGTTCGGGCGACCTCCGGCGTTCCCGGGGAATCATGGGCATCGAACAGTTCGAACATATCATCGGAAATCTTCCCCTCGGAATAACCGATCTCTACCTCTGGGGGCAGGGCGAGCCGTTCATCGCCCCTGATTTTCTCCCCATGGTGAGCCTGGCATCCGGCCGGGGATTCCGGACGATCGTGTCGACAAACGGCCACTTTCTCGATAATCCCGGGGACATTATCGCGAGCGGCCTCCATACCTTGATTGTATCCCTTGATGGAGTCGACCCGGAAACCTACGAATCCTATAGGATTGGAGGTTTTTACCATAAGGTTCTGGAGGGGATACGCGGTGTATCGGAAGCAGCAGCCCGTGAAAGGTCCGGCCCGGAAATCGAGCTCCAGTGCGTGGTAAACAGCCGGAATGAAAAGGACCTCAAGCAATTCAAAACGCTGGCCCGGTCGCTGGGTGCGCACCGTACGGTGTTCAAAACTCTCCAGGTTTCTTCCCTTTCCGGGGGAGAATCATTAAGCTCCTACCTTCCCGGCGACCCGAATCTCACCCGTTACCGGAAGATGAAACGCGGGAAAGATATACGGCTTGAAACCGACCGCCGACGGGTGCTCCGGGATCGCTGCCTGAGATTGTATTACAGCCTGCAGGTTGACTGGGAAGGGAATGTGGTTCCCTGCTGTTTCGACAAGAACAGCGAATATACCATGGGGAACCTCCTCGGCGAATCATTTGAATCTATCTGGAATGGGGAGTGGTACCGGGCTTTCAGAAATGTATTAAACCGGCAGGGACGGGTGCTCCCCATGTGCCGCAACTGCACCGAAGGCCTTCGGAGGATGAATATACATGCCTGA
- a CDS encoding lysylphosphatidylglycerol synthase transmembrane domain-containing protein, producing the protein MPEWVKSLSVRFRRFYSVARFIVVIALFAVLLHVVKLSEITAAFKQARPQYLILALLLLPLSLCLQVFKWRYILGAVNTKPPLRSVIISLFGGFFLGAVSPARSGEFARGFLVPGHSRMKIASLTLLEKGLNQAMIYCFGLIALIFLLPHPFKALPIIAEILLMVILFNIDRLRPHLVKIVRRFSTEDTVRNSLSAFDALTAGKTGIMLFLSLIFYLVYSIQYYCLFLCFTDLSWQTACKTIPVIYLVNVLLPISVGDLGIKEMTSIKLLAPFGIAAGAAFSASLTQNVLTFIIPSFIGGVMIAASRLRPLRGARPSDGCTVPESGK; encoded by the coding sequence ATGCCTGAGTGGGTGAAAAGCCTCTCTGTCCGCTTCCGCCGCTTTTACAGTGTGGCGCGGTTCATCGTGGTAATTGCCCTTTTTGCGGTGCTGCTTCATGTAGTGAAGCTCTCGGAGATAACCGCCGCTTTTAAGCAGGCCAGGCCGCAGTACCTGATTCTGGCTCTTCTCCTCCTGCCCCTTAGTCTGTGTCTCCAGGTATTCAAGTGGAGGTATATCCTCGGCGCAGTGAACACAAAACCGCCGCTCAGGTCGGTAATCATCTCGCTGTTCGGCGGTTTTTTTCTGGGGGCGGTTTCTCCGGCCCGGTCGGGGGAATTTGCCAGGGGTTTTCTCGTACCAGGGCACTCCCGGATGAAAATCGCTTCGCTCACCCTGCTGGAAAAGGGGCTGAACCAGGCCATGATCTACTGTTTCGGGTTGATTGCGCTTATTTTTCTGCTCCCTCATCCATTCAAAGCGCTTCCGATTATTGCTGAAATCCTGCTCATGGTCATACTGTTCAATATCGACCGGCTCCGTCCGCATCTGGTAAAGATTGTGCGGCGGTTCTCGACTGAAGACACAGTCAGGAATTCTCTTTCCGCATTTGATGCCCTTACAGCCGGGAAAACCGGGATCATGCTATTCCTTTCCCTGATCTTTTACCTGGTCTATAGTATTCAGTATTACTGCCTCTTCCTCTGTTTTACCGATCTTTCCTGGCAGACGGCATGTAAAACCATACCGGTCATTTATCTGGTGAATGTTCTCCTGCCGATCTCTGTCGGCGACCTGGGGATCAAGGAAATGACCTCCATCAAACTGCTCGCGCCCTTCGGTATCGCTGCCGGAGCCGCTTTCAGCGCTTCGCTCACTCAGAACGTGCTGACCTTTATCATCCCCAGCTTTATCGGGGGTGTCATGATTGCAGCTTCTCGTCTGCGGCCTCTTCGAGGAGCCCGGCCATCAGACGGCTGTACTGTTCCTGAGTCAGGGAAATGA
- a CDS encoding P-II family nitrogen regulator, translating to MKKIEAYIRPFKLDEVKDALTRVGVKGMSVSEVKGFGRQRGHKEIYRGSEYTVDFLPKIKIEIIVKDNELENAIDAIMESAATGKLGDGKIFIYDVLDAIKIRTGESGETIL from the coding sequence ATGAAAAAGATTGAAGCCTATATCCGCCCGTTCAAACTTGATGAGGTCAAGGATGCCCTCACCCGGGTCGGGGTCAAAGGTATGTCCGTCTCCGAGGTAAAGGGATTCGGGCGTCAGCGGGGTCATAAGGAAATCTACCGCGGCAGCGAGTATACAGTGGATTTCCTGCCGAAAATAAAGATAGAAATCATTGTCAAGGACAATGAGCTGGAAAATGCGATCGATGCGATTATGGAAAGCGCAGCCACAGGAAAGCTCGGAGATGGGAAAATATTCATTTATGATGTGCTCGACGCCATAAAGATTCGAACCGGAGAGAGCGGGGAAACGATTCTATGA
- the argC gene encoding N-acetyl-gamma-glutamyl-phosphate reductase, which translates to MIRAGIYGGSGYTGQRLAYYLSRHTQVEIAFITSRQDKGKRMSELYGSLGRMCDLVFSDPQDVKGIDIDVLFTCAPDQTSMRVVPGFYDRGIAIVDLAGDYRMDSAEAYCCWYGEVHESPDYIDKAVYGLTEVYRHRIRESRFVSNPGCYPTSVLLGLFPLLRAGLIVCDAIHVNSISGISGAGRTLKMFKHFYEADSNVMPYSLGRSHKHVGEIEQELSKIAGESCMITFAPHVAPMKTGIVSTMLVTLKKSLTKNEIDRLYRETFAGEFFVRYHSDSTPESKFVADTNFCDIGTSLAEGTDKLIVISAICNLGKGASGQAVQNMNVMFGFDEKDSLL; encoded by the coding sequence ATGATCCGCGCAGGAATCTACGGCGGTTCCGGGTATACGGGGCAGAGGCTGGCGTACTACCTTTCACGGCATACTCAGGTGGAGATTGCTTTCATCACCTCCCGTCAGGACAAAGGGAAGCGTATGTCCGAATTGTATGGCTCGCTTGGGCGCATGTGCGATCTGGTGTTTTCGGATCCGCAGGATGTGAAGGGTATAGATATCGATGTCCTTTTCACCTGCGCCCCGGACCAGACCTCCATGCGGGTGGTTCCCGGATTCTATGACCGGGGCATCGCCATTGTCGATCTGGCCGGCGACTACCGGATGGACTCCGCCGAGGCTTACTGTTGCTGGTACGGCGAGGTGCACGAGTCGCCCGATTACATCGACAAGGCTGTCTATGGTCTCACCGAGGTCTACCGTCACCGGATCAGGGAATCGCGGTTTGTTTCCAATCCGGGCTGTTATCCCACCTCGGTGCTCCTGGGGCTGTTCCCGCTCCTGCGGGCCGGGCTGATAGTCTGCGACGCCATCCATGTGAATTCCATCAGCGGCATCAGCGGCGCGGGACGGACGCTGAAAATGTTCAAGCATTTCTACGAGGCCGATTCCAATGTTATGCCCTACAGCCTGGGGCGCAGCCACAAGCATGTAGGTGAAATCGAGCAGGAGCTTTCCAAGATCGCCGGGGAAAGCTGTATGATCACCTTTGCTCCCCATGTGGCGCCGATGAAAACGGGGATTGTATCGACCATGCTGGTCACCTTGAAAAAATCCCTTACGAAAAATGAAATCGACCGGCTGTACCGTGAAACCTTCGCGGGAGAATTTTTCGTGCGCTATCACAGCGACTCAACCCCGGAAAGCAAGTTTGTGGCCGATACCAATTTCTGCGATATCGGAACCAGCCTTGCCGAGGGGACCGATAAATTGATCGTTATATCCGCCATCTGTAATTTAGGTAAGGGAGCTTCCGGGCAGGCTGTGCAGAATATGAATGTCATGTTCGGATTCGATGAGAAGGATAGTCTCTTGTGA